The genomic segment CAGGATATTGTCAAGATTTGGGGAGGCAACTGGCTCAGAGTGATGACGCAGGTACAGAACTTTGGAAAGTGAAGAATGAAGAGTGAAGAACGAAGAAACAACGTTCGGCGGCCAAAGGGAAAGCCAATTCGATAGTTATTAAGTAATCATAAAGTTCAAAGTTCAAATCTGAAAGTTCAAAGTAAATACGATGACGAAGAAAATGAAGATAATTTTAGGCTTGGTAGTTGCTGCCGGAGTGGTAGCTGGAGCTATTAGCTATAAGAATGCGAACAGTTCGAGTTCGCCTGAGGTTCAGGAGGTAGAGGAAGCAGAGAAGCTGAATCCTGTAGGTCCTGCCTTTAATGCCGATTCGGCGTTGGCTTATTGTGCCGCACAATGCGATTTCGGTCCTCGCGTCATGAACAGCGAGGCGCACGACAAGTGTGGCGAATGGATTGTGAGCAAGTTCAAGCAGTTTGGTTGTGAGGTAGAAACCCAGAAGGCTGACCTCAAGGGCTATGATGGTACCATCCTGAAGAATACCAATATCATCGCCCATTACAACCCGAAGGCTGAAACCCGCATCTTGCTCTGTGCTCATTGGGACAGCCGTCCTTGGGCCGACAACGACCCCGACAGCACCAACTGGCGCAAGCCTGTAATGGCAGCCAACGATGGAGCCAGCGGAGTAGCCGTCATGTTGGAGATAGCCCGCCAGCTGCAGGCTGACAAGAAGCTGAATCCCAACATCGGCGTAGATTTCGTATGTTTCGATACCGAAGACTGGGGAACACCTCAGTGGGCTGATGTTCAGGACGATGGCGATACTTGGGCATTGGGTGCCCAGTACTGGAGCGAGAACAAGCCTGAGGGATATAATCCACGTTTCGGAATCCTCCTCGATATGGTGGGCGGACAGGGAGCCAAGTTCTATCGTGAAGGTATGTCTATGCAGTATGCCGGTGGCATCGTGAAGAAGGTTTGGGCTGCAGCCCGTCAGGCTGGTTTTGGCTCTTACTTCCCTAAGAGCGATGGCGGAATGATTACTGATGATCATATTCCGGTTAACGAGAAGGCTAAGATTCCTACTGTAGATGTGATTGCTTATTATCCAGACTGCCAGCAGAGCAGTTTCGGTCCTACCTGGCACACTGTGAGCGATGATATGGCTCATCTGGATAAGAATGTGCTTAAGGCGGTTGGCCAGACTATGATTCAGGTGCTTTATACTGAGGAATAGGTGGGCATCCCATTCGAATATAAAAGGAAATGTTCCTAGGAAAAGTTGTTGCTTTTCTTAGGAACATTTCTTTTTTCTGTCTGTTTAAATCTTCGTTCATCGACGCTGAACGGACATTCAACGTCGATGAACGGAGATTTCTTCTGCTTGTATCAACAAAAAAACTTAGGTATAAAAGCAATTCCTATTGACTGGAAATGCTTTTATACCTAAGTGTATGGGCTTTCTGAATAAGATGAGCTGGTTAAATCTGCCCCGATTCTACCTGTCTTACCACTCTTTCTGTTAATCTGTCAACGCCGTTCGGGTCGTACTTCTTGTTGAGGCTGGCACCGAAGAGGCTTGCAAATGCCTGATAGAATCCGGCACGGATAGGACCCAGAAAGGCTTGAATCAGGTGATAGGATGAGGAATTGCATTCGCGATACACCAGTTTGATGCAGAGTTTACCCTGTGCATAGGTGAGTTTCTTCATTCTCGGGGTATATTCCTGTTTGATACCTTTCTCCACCAGTTTCATGTGTGCATCTCTTGCCTTCTTATTAGGCAGCGTTTCCAGATAATCACCCGTTTCGATGATAATCCTTCTTACCTCTTTGGCTATCGGCAGCACCTTCTTGATGTTGTATACCAAACGGTTGTAAGCCATTCGTTCCTTGGCGTTCTTGAATACTGGCTGCGGATAAACGTACACGTTGTTCACCTGAACATATTGCACGCTGTCATGATCCAGGAGCACTTTTCCTACCTTCACCATCGGTTCAAAGGTAGGGGCATCCATGTCCACCTCCCTGTCTTCAGGGTTGTCGCCATCGGTCTGCGCCATGGTTTGCAGGGTGATGCAGAAGAGCATCGCCAGTAAAAAGCATATTTTCTGTTTCATGTAAATCTCCTCAAAGTTCTTTGTCCAGCTCCTTTTCTTCGTGGAGCTTCTTCTATATATAAAGAGGTGTAAGCCCCTTTGTGTTACTAATTACGCCGCAAAATTACAGATTATTTCTCAATTTGAGAAAGATTCTTGGCTTTTTCTTTCTCTTTTTCAGATTTTAGCAGTAACTTTGTCTTAATTTAATAAATGAAGTGCCTACTGCAGATGAAGCATGCTCATTCCATAACATCCCTCTTGTTGAAACTGTTTCTCGTAGGCAGCTCCCAAATCTTCTGTGCCTCATGGGCTCAAGCCCAATCTTTCTCTCTTTCAGAACAGGGCGCCGCGCCTGAAGATTCTCTTTCCGCTTCGCCCCCTTGGCAGCAACTGTTGTCCGACCTTTCTTCATCCGAAGATTTCGAGCATGTAGCCTGGCAGGACTATGAAGAAGATTTGGAGGAGATGGCGCAGCATCCCGTCAATCTGAATACGGCAACGAGAGAAGAACTGGAGCGCATGCCGTTTCTTACTGCATCGCAGGTAGAAGACATCCTGTTCTATATTTACCGCTATGGCCAGCTGAAGAGTATGAGCGAGCTTACCCTGATAAGCAGCATCGGCTGGTACCAGCGCCAGCTGATGAGTTGTTTCTTCTATGTGGCCGATGACGGGAGCAAGCCGGCTTTCCCCAGTCTTAAAAACATCGCCCAGTATGGCAAGCACGAAGTGATGGGCATGCTGAAGGTTCCTTTTTATGAGCGCAAGGGCGATGCGAGCGGAACCGACGGCTATCTGGGTTATCCTTATAAGCACGGACTGCGCTATCTGTTTCGCTACGGCAATTCCGTCAAACTGGGATTCGTAGCTTCTCAGGATGCCGGCGAACCATTCTTCGGAGGCAGGAACACGATGGGTTACGACTTCTATTCCTTCTATCTTCAGGTAAAGAACCTGGGCAGATGGAAGAATATCACCCTGGGCAGATACAGATTGAACGTAGGATTGGGACTGATACTCAATAATGATTTCGGCTTCGGCAAACTCTCAGCCTTAACCTCCTTGGGCAGATCATCTTCCTGCATCATCCGCGGTCATTCTTCCCGTTCTTCAGCCAATTATCTGCAAGGCGCAGCAGCCACTTATACCTTATTAAAGGGACTGGAACTGACCGGCTTTCTTTCTTATCGCCAGATAGATGCTACGCTTTCTGCTGGCGGCGGGGGCATCAAGACCATCCTGCAGACCGGTTTGCATCGTACGGTGAATGAGATTGCTAAACAGAAGGTCGCATCCAATACACTTGTGGGAGGCAACATCAGTTACCGGCATCAGGGCTGGCACATCGGAGGTACAGCCTTTTATACCTCTTTCTCCCTGCCGCTCACGCCCAATAAAAGCCAGCTTTACAAGCGTTTTGCTCCAGAGGGGAATGCCTTCTGGAATGCCAGTATCAGCTATGGATACATCTCCCATCGCCTCACCCTCTCCGGCGAAACGGCTACTGGAGATTGCGGTTCCATAGCCACGCTCAATGCAGCCTCCTATCTCTGTTCCGACCATTTCACGCTCATGGCTCTTCACAGGTTCTATTCTGCCCGATATTATTCTCTCTTCAGCAACAGTTTTTCCGAGGGGAGCGATGTGCAGGATGAAAACGGCGTATATCTGGGCTTTACCTGGATTCCTGCCCATCATTGGAGCATCACAGCCTACAGCGATTTCGCCTATTTTGCCTGGCCTAAGTATCAGACCAGGGAGAGTACACAGAGTTGGGATAATCTGGTGAATATTCTCTTCCAGCCCTCAAGAGTGCTGACGGTAGGAGGAAGGTTCCGTTATAAGGATAAGGCGGGAACCACGACCGGCCGTCTGCGTCTCTATGCCACAATATCCCAAAAACGATGGAGCGCCAAAACCAGTTTAGACTATACGATGAGCCAGGCAGAAAGTACGATGAAGAATGAGGGCGATGAGCTAAGTAAAGGCTATATGGTGAGCGAGCATATAGGATGGGAATGGAAA from the Segatella copri genome contains:
- a CDS encoding M28 family peptidase; translated protein: MTKKMKIILGLVVAAGVVAGAISYKNANSSSSPEVQEVEEAEKLNPVGPAFNADSALAYCAAQCDFGPRVMNSEAHDKCGEWIVSKFKQFGCEVETQKADLKGYDGTILKNTNIIAHYNPKAETRILLCAHWDSRPWADNDPDSTNWRKPVMAANDGASGVAVMLEIARQLQADKKLNPNIGVDFVCFDTEDWGTPQWADVQDDGDTWALGAQYWSENKPEGYNPRFGILLDMVGGQGAKFYREGMSMQYAGGIVKKVWAAARQAGFGSYFPKSDGGMITDDHIPVNEKAKIPTVDVIAYYPDCQQSSFGPTWHTVSDDMAHLDKNVLKAVGQTMIQVLYTEE
- a CDS encoding DUF4294 domain-containing protein → MKQKICFLLAMLFCITLQTMAQTDGDNPEDREVDMDAPTFEPMVKVGKVLLDHDSVQYVQVNNVYVYPQPVFKNAKERMAYNRLVYNIKKVLPIAKEVRRIIIETGDYLETLPNKKARDAHMKLVEKGIKQEYTPRMKKLTYAQGKLCIKLVYRECNSSSYHLIQAFLGPIRAGFYQAFASLFGASLNKKYDPNGVDRLTERVVRQVESGQI
- a CDS encoding helix-hairpin-helix domain-containing protein, giving the protein MKCLLQMKHAHSITSLLLKLFLVGSSQIFCASWAQAQSFSLSEQGAAPEDSLSASPPWQQLLSDLSSSEDFEHVAWQDYEEDLEEMAQHPVNLNTATREELERMPFLTASQVEDILFYIYRYGQLKSMSELTLISSIGWYQRQLMSCFFYVADDGSKPAFPSLKNIAQYGKHEVMGMLKVPFYERKGDASGTDGYLGYPYKHGLRYLFRYGNSVKLGFVASQDAGEPFFGGRNTMGYDFYSFYLQVKNLGRWKNITLGRYRLNVGLGLILNNDFGFGKLSALTSLGRSSSCIIRGHSSRSSANYLQGAAATYTLLKGLELTGFLSYRQIDATLSAGGGGIKTILQTGLHRTVNEIAKQKVASNTLVGGNISYRHQGWHIGGTAFYTSFSLPLTPNKSQLYKRFAPEGNAFWNASISYGYISHRLTLSGETATGDCGSIATLNAASYLCSDHFTLMALHRFYSARYYSLFSNSFSEGSDVQDENGVYLGFTWIPAHHWSITAYSDFAYFAWPKYQTRESTQSWDNLVNILFQPSRVLTVGGRFRYKDKAGTTTGRLRLYATISQKRWSAKTSLDYTMSQAESTMKNEGDELSKGYMVSEHIGWEWKWKKQLKGTLRGCLGYFHTSDFASRIYAYEPGLLYQMSFGSYYGEGIRYTLVARSEIGSHLLLIAKLGTTDYFDRSHISSGLQEIPRSSQSDLEIQVKWKW